In one window of Panthera uncia isolate 11264 chromosome F2, Puncia_PCG_1.0, whole genome shotgun sequence DNA:
- the ABRA gene encoding actin-binding Rho-activating protein has protein sequence MALGEKGREEGPAKRALRKVRTATLVINLARGWQQWANENSIRQAQEPTGWQPGGTQDAPRAPKPVIYPASCQKAQSAPKSPSQKPEGAAEASRIKRREVTKTIVSKAYERGGDVSHLSHRYEKDGDMPGAGRQEDDIDRILQSHGSPTRRRKCANLVSELTKGWKEMGRDEPQWRSDSIDTEDSGYGGETEERPEQDGEQVVTIRIKRPLPSQANRFTEKLSCKAQRKYSQVDNLKGRWQQWADEHIQTQKLNPFSEEFDYELAMSTRLHKGDEGYGRPKEGTKTAERAKRAEEHIYREIMDMCFIIRTMAHHRRDGKIQVTFGDLFDRYVRISDKVVGILMRARKHGLVDFEGEMLWQGRDDHVVITLLQ, from the exons ATGGctctgggagagaagggaagagaggagggccCAGCCAAGCGTGCCCTCCGGAAGGTCCGCACAGCCACCCTGGTTATCAACTTGGCCCGAGGCTGGCAGCAGTGGGCAAACGAGAACAGCATCAGGCAGGCCCAAGAGCCCACAGGTTGGCAGCCGGGAGGGACCCAGGACGCACCCCGAGCTCCTAAGCCAGTGATCTACCCCGCCTCCTGCCAGAAAGCTCAGAGCGCCCCGAAGTCTCCCTCCCAAAAGCCAGAGGGAGCCGCTGAAGCCTCTCGTATCAAAAGGAGAGAAGTGACCAAAACAATTGTCAGCAAAGCTTACGAGAGAGGAGGGGATGTCAGCCACCTCAGCCACAGGTACGAGAAGGACGGTGACATGCCTGGAGCCGGGCGGCAAGAGGATGACATTGACAGAATCCTCCAGAGCCATGGCTCCCCGACGCGGAGGAGAAAGTGCGCCAACCTGGTGTCCGAGCTGACCAAAGGCTGGAAAGAGATGGGACGGGATGAGCCCCAGTGGCGGAGTGATAGCATAGACACAGAGGACAGCGGCTACGGAGGGGAGACCGAGGAAAGGCCCGAGCAGGACGGAGAGCAGGTGGTCACCATCAGAATCAAACGCCCCTTGCCTTCCCA GGCAAATAGATTTACAGAGAAACTCAGCTGCAAGGCCCAGCGGAAATACAGCCAAGTGGACAACCTGAAAGGGAGATGGCAACAATGGGCTGACGAACACATACAGACACAGAAGCTCAATCCTTTCAGTGAGGAATTTGATTACGAGCTGGCCATGTCCACCCGCCTGCACAAGGGAGATGAAGGCTATGGCCGTCCCAAGGAGGGAACCAAAACTGCAGAAAGGGCCAAGCGAGCTGAGGAGCACATCTACCGAGAGATCATGGACATGTGCTTCATCATCCGCACGATGGCCCACCACAGACGAGATGGCAAGATTCAGGTTACTTTTGGAGACCTCTTTGACAGATACGTTCGTATTTCAGATAAAGTAGTGGGCATTCTTATGCGTGCCAGGAAGCATGGACTGGTTGACTTCGAAGGAGAGATGTTATGGCAAGGCCGAGATGACCATGTTGTGATTACTCTACTCCAGTGA